In Brienomyrus brachyistius isolate T26 chromosome 3, BBRACH_0.4, whole genome shotgun sequence, the following proteins share a genomic window:
- the tp53bp2a gene encoding LOW QUALITY PROTEIN: apoptosis-stimulating of p53 protein 2a (The sequence of the model RefSeq protein was modified relative to this genomic sequence to represent the inferred CDS: deleted 2 bases in 2 codons) encodes MRYETKMMPMFLTVYLSNNDQHFTEVPITPETVCRDVVELCKEPGEADCYLAERWRGSERPVGEGERMLELLQRWGQQRAEVHFFLRHERPPSRDSGISRTQEHTAKRNGVKAAVDRRLENGVYGPRMDMTLAELQDMAARQQQQIDAQQQLLASREQRLRYLKQQEQQASEQEKLQRLRERSESQEARLKKVRALKGQVEQKRLSNGKLVEEIEQMSSLFQQKQRELVAAVSKVEELSRQLEMLKNGRIEALNDSQSSVAELDRLYKELQLRNKLNQDQNTKLQQQRENLNKRNLEVAAMDRRVSELRDRLWKKKAALQQKENLPNGFPDKEKSAKSSQHKVPPDGHAPPPTGPSRVAAVGPYIQSSTMPRGPVRHEQLLKPAYPDGTATLPPQDGPLKAQARAAAGTPASKASEWNIAGLEPNGGHGFSSTLPRMPSKATVEQEDAEGLKKDKKLRPVSMFEAPEPGTTSLRRNQSSEDLLRDAQGKGVVKVPPPVPSKPKQVTLPPSYGKAGLPAGTFPGKARPAVQLQPSRGPPPPQQCHTLPLPPKQELPPAVAVRPFTPEPPPAPEGTCPLAFRKPAMVATSSIYSMYTQQSALGKSFQPAGQGTVTRAPGRSSPFISVYGKPVLQGGVQLSQYPENPYADPPTTVVDQAVNNGPSTGDAQEVERAPRPLSPTKLLPFISNPYRHQSDVELEALRRRLANAPRPLKKRSSITEPEGPGGPNIQKLLYQKTTLAAMETTVTTAPLHPARAEDVEEEDEEAKRKEADAKKQDTDATPADELAETPPTPATPPPAESPPPIAEDDMEDFVPPPPPSRPAPTLEDTLSLPPPHPALDDDDDDDDDECSSLNPSSDEFPEEFPPYPPPPYPSGGEPESPGEDTFSMQPPEIMGQASLPPGKRTNLRKEGSERIDHSMRVRFNPLALLLDSSLEGEFDLVQRIIYEVDDPSQPNDEGITALHNAVCAGHTDIVKFLVQFGVNVNAADSDGWTPLHCAASCNNVQVCKFLVESGAAVFAMTYSDMQTAADKCEEMEEGYTQCSQFLYGVQEKMGIMNRGVVYGLWDYDKENEDELAFKEGDGMSVVRREDDEEVEWWWVRMGDQDGYVPRNLLGLYPRIKPRQRSLA; translated from the exons ATGTTCCTGACCGTGTACCTCAGCAATAACGACCAGCACTTCACGGAGGTGCCCATCACTCCAGAGACCGTTTGCCGGGACGTGGTGGAGCTCTGCAAAGAGCCCGGGGAAGCCGACTGCTACCTGGCCGAGAGGTGGCGGGGATCAG AGCGCCCTGTCGGTGAGGGCGAGCGGATGCTGGAGTTGCTGCAGCGCTGGGGCCAGCAGCGAGCGGAGGTGCACTTTTTCCTGCGGCACGAGCGGCCGCCCAGCCGAGATTCAG GTATATCTAGGACCCAGGAGCACACGGCTAAGAGGAACGGAGTAAAAGCCGCGGTAGACAGACGCTTGGAGAATGGG GTGTACGGTCCGCGCATGGACATGACCCTGGCGGAGCTGCAGGATATGGCCGCCCGGCAACAGCAGCAGATCGATgcccagcagcagctgctggcctCTAGG gagCAGCGGCTGCGGTACCTAAAGCAGCAGGAGCAGCAGGCGTCGGAGCAGGAGAAGCTACAGCGTCTTCGCGAGCGATCCGAAAGCCAGGAGGCCCGGCTGAAGAAGGTGCGGGCCCTCAAGGGCCAGGTGGAGCAGAAGCGCCTCAGCAACGGCAAGCTGG TGGAAGAGATCGAGCAGATGAGCAGCCTGTTCCAGCAGAAGCAGCGGGAGCTGGTGGCGGCCGTGTCCAAGGTGGAGGAGTTGAGTCGGCAGCTGGAGATGCTGAAGAACGGACGCATCGAGGCCCTGAACGATAGCCAGAGCTCTGTGGCCGAGTTAGATCGCCTCTACAAGGAGCTGCAG ctgaggaACAAACTGAACCAGGATCAGAACACCAAGCTGCAGCAGCAACGTGAGAATCTGAACAAGCGCAACCTGGAGGTGGCAGCCATGGACAGGCGGGTCAGCGAGCTGCGCGACCGTCTCTGGAAGAAGAAGGCAGCGCTGCAGCAGAAGGAGAATCTGCCT AATGGTTTCCCCGATAAAGAGAAGTCTGCAAAGAGCTCTCAACACAAG GTCCCGCCGGATGGCCACGCC CCCCCGCCGACCGGCCCCTCTCGGGTGGCAGCCGTGGGTCCGTATATCCAGTCCTCCACCATGCCCCGAGGCCCAGTGAGGCACGAACAGCTATTGAAGCCTGCATACCCGGACGGCACTGCCACCTTGCCCCCCCAGGACGGGCCCCTGAAAGCCCAGGCCCGTGCCGCTGCGGGGACCCCCGCCA GCAAGGCGTCTGAGTGGAACATCGCCGGCCTGGAGCCCAACGGGGGCCACGGCTTCTCCTCCACCCTCCCCCGCATGCCATCGAAAGCCACCGTGGAGCAAG AAGATGCTGAGGGGCTGAAGAAGGACAAGAAGCTGCGTCCCGTCTCTATGTTCGAGGCACCGGAGCCAGGCACCACCTCGCTGCGCAGGAACCAGAGCAGTGAGGACCTCTTGAGGGATGCCCAG GGGAAGGGTGTGGTCAAAGTCCCCCCACCCGTGCCCAGCAAACCCAAGCAGGTCACGCTGCCCCCATCCTATGGCAAGGCGGGGCTGCCTGCGGGCACCTTCCCCGGCAAGGCCAGGCCAGCCGTGCAGCTCCAGCCTTCCCGGGGTCCGCCGCCCCCCCAGCAGTGCCATACATTGCCTCTCCCCCCAAAGCAGGAGCTCCCCCCAGCGGTTGCCGTGCGGCCCTTTACCCCCGAGCCACCACCCGCCCCCGAAGGAACCTGCCCCCTC GCTTTCCGCAAACCCGCCATGGTGGCGACCAGTTCCATCTATTCCATGTACACCCAGCAGTCTGCCCTTGGCAAGAGCTTCCAGCCCGCAGGGCAGGGCACCGTGACCCGGGCGCCGGGCCGCTCCAGCCCCTTCATCAGTG TGTACGGGAAGCCTGTTCTCCAGGGAGGGGTTCAGCTATCCCAGTACCCAGAGAATCCCTACGCAGATCCACCCACTACCGTGGTGGACCAAGCGGTCAACAACGGCCCGTCCACTGGGGATGCCCAGGAGGTGGAACGTGCTCCCCGGCCGCTGAGCCCCACCAAGCTGCTGCCCTTCATCTCGAACCCATACCGGCACCAGAGCGATGTGGAGCTGGAGgcgctgcgcaggcggctggcCAACGCCCCGCGGCCCCTCAAGAAACGCAGCTCCATCACAGAGCCCGAGGGGCCCGGCGGCCCCAACATCCAGAAGCTGCTCTACCAGAAGACCACGCTGGCCGCCATGGAGACCACGGTCACCACAGCGCCCCTTCACCCGGCCCGTGCCGAGGAtgtggaggaggaggacgaaGAAGCAAAACGAAAGGAAGCGGACGCCAAGAAACAGGACACTGACGCCACACCCGCTGACGAGCTTGCCGAAACCCCGCCCACACCGGCGACCCCGCCTCCAGCAGAGTCCCCGCCCCCTATCGCCGAAGATGACATGGAGGACTTCGTCCCGCCTCCACCCCCCTCCCGCCCAGCACCCACCCTCGAGGACACCCTAAGCCTCCCTCCTCCCCATCCAGCcctggatgatgatgatgatgatgatgatgatgagtgcTCCTCCCTTAACCCCTCATCTGATGAATTCCCGGAGGAGTTTCCGCCatacccccctcctccctacccCAGTGGTGGGGAGCCCGAGAGCCCTGGGGAAGACACCTTCAGTATGCAGCCTCCAGAGATCATGGGACAGGCCAGTCTGCCACCG GGAAAGAGGACCAATTTGCGCAAAGAGGGCTCGGAGCGCATCGACCACAGTATGCGGGTCCGGTTCAATCCCCTTGCCCTGCTTCTGGACTCGTCGCTGGAGGGCGAGTTTGACCTCGTGCAAAGGATCATCTATGAG GTGGATGACCCCAGCCAACCCAACGACGAGGGCATCACTGCCCTGCACAATGCTGTCTGCGCTGGACATACCGACATTGTCAAGTTCCTTGTGCAGTTTGGGGTCAACGTCAATGCTGCGGACAGTGATGGCTG GACACCCCTGCACTGCGCGGCCTCCTGCAATAACGTGCAAGTCTGCAAGTTCCTGGTGGAATCCGGGGCCGCCGTGTTCGCCATGACCTACAGCGACATGCAGACTGCAGCCGACAAGTGCgaggagatggaggaggggtaCACCCAGTGCTCCCAGTTCCTGTATG GTGTGCAGGAGAAGATGGGCATCATGAATCGGGGCGTCGTCTATGGGCTCTGGGATTATGACAAGGAGAATGAGGACGAGCTGGCTTTCAAGGAGGGCGACGGCATGAGCGTGGTGCGGCGCGAGGATGACGAGGAGGTGGAATGGTGGTGGGTGCGGATGGGCGACCAGGACGGCTACGTCCCCAGGAACCTGCTTGGG CTGTACCCAAGGATCAAGCCACGGCAGAGGAGCCTGGCCTGA
- the polh gene encoding DNA polymerase eta: MSYGKERIIALVDMDCFYVQVEQRMNPELKNKPCVVAQYKTWKGGGIIAVSYEARAHGITRNMWADDAKKLCPDLQVARVRESHGKADLTHYREASVEVIEVMSRYAVIERASIDEAYVDLTAAVQQRLRDTRDWRVEPDQLKTTYVQGFPQSTTGNSEGKELDKEEQRLLGLREWLASLSGCPGSASPDLQLALGALIVEEMRAGVEKHTGFRCSAGISHNKVLAKLACGFNKPNRQTILPSGSVPQLFSSLPISKIRNLGGKLGTSIVESLEVENMGEITQFTQAQLEQRFGEKTGQWLFDLSRGIDFEPVKPRQLPKSIGCSKNFHGKTALATKDQVQNWLYQLALELEERLTKDREMNGRIAKQLTAGVRQAGDRRACSFSRCCALARYEAGKIAADAFAIIKSLNAAGNHQSAWSPPLTLLHLSASKFIQAPGGSTGTITGFLSGDISATQKESAADPPAADPPAPGSPTLCPPTPRSPIVSSKGGLAPKRLSTIQSFFQRAVEKQERRDTESQPSPTKTPPAPTPQHLALSPKPQAERKPGISSFFERKTLEKKLKIVKDPASPADGVPRPPALLAAHDDQPSWGGKGGSAWDGSANQAGKNGWGPAETGAQPHASRPLNSPSGCSDVDAVKCDRCGQQVSAWDMPEHADYHFALDLWSSFSSTSSVPPSPAPVVTSHLDAESPKSSRAKTKLKSQSGPRAKKSKSQGSHPTLDSFFKRT, encoded by the exons ATGAGTTACGGGAAGGAGAGAATCATCGCTTTGGTAGACATGGACTGTTTCTATGTTCAAGTCGAGCAGCGAATGAACCCTGAGCTGAAGAACAAACCATGTGTGGTGGCCCAGTATAAAACGTGGAAAGGTGGGGG CATCATCGCCGTGAGTTACGAGGCCAGAGCGCACGGCATCACCAGGAACATGTGGGCAGACGACGCCAAGAAGCTGTGCCCCGACCTGCAGGTGGCACGGGTGCGTGAGTCCCACGGCAAGGCTGACCTCACCCA TTACCGTGAGGCCAGCGTAGAGGTGATCGAAGTGATGTCCCGCTACGCCGTGATTGAGAGGGCCAGTATCGACGAGGCCTATGTGGACCTGACCGCTGCTGTGCAGCAGAGGCTGAGGGACACGCGGGACTGGCGGGTCGAGCCGGACCAGCTGAAGACCACCTACGTGCAAGGGTTTCCACAAAGTACCACGGGGAACTCAGAAGGGAAGGAGTTGGACAAAg AGGAACAGCGGTTGCTCGGCCTCCGTGAGTGGCTGGCCTCCCTGTCCGGTTGTCCCGGCAGTGCATCACCTGACCTGCAGCTGGCTTTGGGGGCTTTGATCGTGGAGGAAATGCGAGCGGGCGTGGAGAAGCACACTGGCTTTCGCTGCTCTGCCGGAATATCGCACAACAAG GTGCTGGCTAAACTCGCGTGCGGCTTTAACAAGCCAAACCGGCAAACCATCCTCCCTTCAGGTTCTGTGCCTCAACTCTTCAGCTCTCTACCCATCAGCAAGAT CCGGAACCTTGGTGGGAAGCTAGGCACGTCCATTGTGGAGAGTCTGGAGGTGGAGAACATGGGGGAGATCACTCAGTTCACCCAGGCCCAGCTGGAGCAGCGCTTTGGGGAGAAGACGGG TCAGTGGCTGTTTGACCTGAGTCGTGGGATTGACTTTGAACCCGTGAAACCGAGGCAGCTTCCCAAATCCATTGGCTGCAGTAAGAACTTCCATGGGAAGACTGCCCTGGCCACCAAAGACCAG gtgCAGAACTGGCTTTACCAACTTGccctggagctggaggagcgACTGACTAAGGACAGAGAGATG AATGGCCGCATCGCCAAGCAGCTGACAGCCGGGGTGCGTCAGGCAGGGGACCGGAGGGCCTGTAGCTTCTCCCGCTGCTGCGCTTTGGCTCGCTACGAGGCCGGCAAGATCGCCGCCGATGCCTTCGCCATCATCAAGAGCCTCAATGCTGCTGGCAACCACCAATCAGCATG GtcaccccccctcaccctgctCCACCTGTCCGCCAGTAAGTTCATCCAGGCTCCAGGTGGATCCACAGGCACCATCACTGGCTTCCTGAGCGGCGACATTAGTGCCACGCAGAAGGAATCCGCCGCTGACCCCCCCGCCGCTGACCCCCCTGCCCCTGGCTCTCCCAccctgtgcccccccacccctcgctCTCCCATTGTCAGCTCCAAGGGAGGTCTTGCCCCCAAGCGGCTCAGTACCATCCAATCCTTCTTTCAGAGGGCTGTTGAAAAGCAGGAGAGGCGTGACACAGAGTCACAGCCCTCCCCCACCAAAACCCCGCCGGCTCCCACCCCCCAGCACTTGGCCCTCTCCCCCAAGCCCCAGGCCGAGCGCAAGCCGGGCATCTCCTCCTTCTTTGAGAGGAAAACCCTCGAGAAGAAACTGAAGATTGTAAAGGACCCAGCCTCCCCTGCGGACGGGGTCCCCAGGCCACCTGCCTTGCTGGCGGCACACGACGACCAGCCGAGCTGGGGAGGGAAAGGGGGCTCCGCTTGGGACGGAAGTGCGAATCAGGCCGGCAAAAATGGGTGGGGTCCTGCAGAAACAGGTGCCCAGCCCCATGCGTCAAGGCCGCTAAACAGCCCCTCTGGCTGCAGCGACGTCGACGCCGTGAAATGCGATCGCtgcggccagcaggtgtcagcgTGGGACATGCCGGAGCACGCCGACTACCACTTCGCACTGGATCTGTGGagctccttctcctccacttcctcagTTCCCCCCAGTCCCGCCCCTGTAGTCACCTCTCATCTGGATGCTGAATCTCCCAAATCGTCCCGCGCCAAGACAAAACTGAAGAGCCAATCGGGGCCCCGAGCAAAGAAGTCCAAATCTCAGGGATCGCACCCAACGCTGGACTCCTTCTTCAAGAGGACTTGA